TTGATACCCATTCACAAGCAGCGGAGAAAGGCTTATTAAAACAGTATAAATCTAAATATTTAGATGATGTAATGCCGAAATTTAAAGATCCCGGTAAATTAAAAGGCAATTATAGTTCTGTGGTTTATATGGGCGTGTTAGGTTTTGGCGTAAACACCGAGCGTTTAAAACAGCTTGGTATTAAAGAAATGCCAAAATGTTGGAAAGACTTAACAGATCCTCGTTTAAAAGGTGAAATTCAAGTGGCGGACGCACAAAGTTCAGGAACAGCATATACGGCTTTGGCAACTTTCGTTCAACTTTGGGGTGAAGATAAAGCCTTTGATTATATGAAAGCGTTACACAAAAATATCTCGCAATACACCAAATCAGGTACCGCACCTTCAAAAAATATCGCACGTAATGAAACTACTATTGGTATCGGTTTCTTACAAAACTATTCTTTTGAACGTGAAAAAGGCGCGCCGATCGAAGTGATTGTGCCTTGTGAAGGAACTGGATATGAGCTAGGTGGTGTGAGTTTAATCAAAAATGCTCGCAATGAAGACAATGCGAAGTTATTTATTGATTGGGTGATGTCACAAGAGTCGCAAGAGTCATTATGGAAAGATACGGCAGATCATCATATTTTAACCAATGTGAAAGCAAAAGCCTCTCCATTTGCACTTACGCCAGCTGAACTGAATTTAATTGATTATGATTTCAGTAAATATGGTTCAGAAAAATTACGTGCTCGCTTAATTGAAAAATGGTTAAATGAAGTAAAATTAGCTAAATAATTGACCGCTTAAACATTTCACCACCCTATTTAAGCCTTAAATAAGGT
This DNA window, taken from Phocoenobacter uteri, encodes the following:
- a CDS encoding ABC transporter substrate-binding protein, with the protein product MKKFQTKLTAAGLLISGLLVTDMAMASGRLTVYCSARNTVCEQQVKTFQEKFGVKTAFIRNSSGTTLAKLEAEKANPQGDVWYGGTFDTHSQAAEKGLLKQYKSKYLDDVMPKFKDPGKLKGNYSSVVYMGVLGFGVNTERLKQLGIKEMPKCWKDLTDPRLKGEIQVADAQSSGTAYTALATFVQLWGEDKAFDYMKALHKNISQYTKSGTAPSKNIARNETTIGIGFLQNYSFEREKGAPIEVIVPCEGTGYELGGVSLIKNARNEDNAKLFIDWVMSQESQESLWKDTADHHILTNVKAKASPFALTPAELNLIDYDFSKYGSEKLRARLIEKWLNEVKLAK